The DNA region GGGTCAGATAGCCGGGCAATGGCACGCCGTCGCTTGCCGGAACGACCACTGGCTGCATCGGGCGCAGTGCCAGTCCGTCGAGATCGGTACGTGCCTTGAAAAGCGGCTTAAGGGATTGTTCGTTCCGGTCGTAGAGGCGGAATTCCCCCGCTGCGTCGCTGCGATCATAGTAGGCAACGATGCGTCCGCGTTCGCTGCTCTGGCTGTGGATGGAGAGCACGCCGCCCTCTTGGGCGGCACGCAGGTGCTCGAGGTCGAAGGCGTAGGCAGGATCGATCAGGTGCCAGCGCTCGCGGGCGGCAATCGACATGGCAGCATAAGGCCGGTTCGTGATGGGATCATAGGCCGCCAAGAAGATATCAGCCTCGGGGTCTTCGGCCAGCACGCGGCTCTCGCCCGTCGCAATATCGATCTCCGAGAGCGCCGCGGTATTGCGCCCTCGCGAGTCGATGAGGAAGACGGATCTGCGGTCCGCGCTGAACCCGTCGATCCTTGTCGTAAGCACGTCATCAGCGGGAATCTTTACGAAGCTGCTCCACGTTCCATCCGGCTCCCATCTTTGTATCTCCTCAGCGCCGCCGAGAAGACCACGCCGGCCGAAACGCACCGTGAAGTCTGCCGCCGTGTAGATCGGCCTAAAGCCCGGGTTCTGGAAAATCGGCTGGCTCTCTCCGGTGGCGATGTTGATCCGCACGATGTCGTAGAGCTTGCGGTCGCGCGCGTCGATGCCGAAGAGCATCTCGCTCGGAAAGCGCGCCGATCGCTGCTGCAGGTAGGCGCGAACACCTCCAGCAGGAGTCAGCGGCTTTTCGACACCGGTATCGAGATCGACGCTGTAGGCGCGATAGTTCTGATCGCCGGCGGTATCGAAGAAGACGATATACTTGTTGTTCGACGCCCAGACGAAATAGCCGGAGACTGGGCGGTCCTTGAAATGCGTGATCTGGCGAGACCTCGCAAGCTCCTCGATCGGCGCGACTACGAGATTCAATACTCCGTCGCGTGGCTCGCGCCAGGCGATGCTCCGACCGTCGGGGCTGAGGCGTACCGAGGAGCGATCCGGGTCGCGAAGAAGGAGACGGCGCGCCAGCAGCGCCGCGCCGTCCGAGGTCATCGCGCGGACTTGCCCTGCGCTGATCGGTGCCGCGGCAATTCCCAAGGCCGCGGCTTGAACGAGATCCCGACGCGTCGGCATGAGTGGCATCGTTGGCTCTCCTCGCATCTTTCGGGGCGGCGCCGTCTCACCGCTCATGCAGGGCGGATGAGACGACGCGCGCCAGCGGCGTCAGCAGGTAGTCGATGATGCGTTGACTGTCTGTCTTGAGCTCGACCGTGACGCTCATCCCGGCCGAAAGCGGCACGCCCTGGTCGCCGATCTGGAAGCTGCGCTGATCGATGGCGATGATGACCGGGAACACGAAGGCCTGGCCGGCATTGCCGCTCGAGGCCGTGGAATTGGCGCTGTTGGCGAGGCTCGTCGCGTTGGCCTGCATCATGCGCGCTTCGGCTTCGTCGACCGCATCGGTGGCGATGCCGACGACCCTGCCCTTGATGGTGCCGTATCGCGTGAACGGAAAGGAATCGATCTTGACCACGGTCTCCTGGCCGAGCTTCACGAAGCCGATATCGGTGTTGGCGACGAAGGCTTCGATTTGCAGGGAGCCGTTGCCGGGGACGATGGTCATCAAGGCCTGTCCCGTCGTGACCACCTGACCGACCGTGGTGACGGCGAGCTTTTGCACGACACCATCAACAGGCGAGACGAGAAGCGTGCGGGCGGCGCGCGCCCGCGCTTTGGCGAGGGTTTGCGTGTCGACCTCCGTCTTGTTGGCGGCCTCGTTTAGTTTGTTCGTGTTGTCGGCCACGAAATCGCCGATCGCCTTGGCCTTCTGGCTTTGGAGCGTCGTGATCGTCGCCTCGGCCTCGATCAGCTGACCTTGATCGGTCGTCAGCGTCGCCTGCGCTCTTTCGAGGTCCTGAAGCGCGTCGATGAGATTCGCCTTGGACCCGGCATTGCGCCTGATCAGCTCCTCACGCATGCCGACACGCTCCTGCGAAGTCGCGACAAGCCTTGTATCTACGGCGGTGCTCGCCTTCAGGCGGTCGCGGGTTGCAGTTCGCTCGGCGACCTGCATGTCGAGGTTCACGAGCGCATTGGCGAGCTGGGTGAGGTCGGCTTTGAGCGCCGCCTCCTCCCGATTGCGCAGTACGCTAGGCACCAGCTCGTCCCATTGGATCGCAGGATAGGCAACGACTTTCGCATCCTCGACATCGGCGGCCTTGAGCGCCGCCTTTCGCCGCGCGAACTCGGCGAGGCCGGCCGCCACGGCTTGCGCAGCCGCCGCCTCGTCGGCGCGGGCATCGAGGGGGTCGAGCTCGACAAGCGGATCTCCGCTCGCCACATGCGACCCGTTCTCGACATGGAGTTTGTGGATCTTGCCCGCTTCCAAGGGCTCGATGACCTTGACGCGGCCCTGCGGCTCGATCTTGCCCTGGGCCACCGCATGGATGTCGATCGAGCCGAGGAACGACCAAGCGAGCGCCATGACGGCGAAGGCGCAGAGCGTGAGCAGCAGCGCGCGCCTCGCCGGAGAGGGCGGCGTCTCGAGGATCTCGAGGGCGGCGGGTAGGAACTCCCGATCGCGATCCGCCCGGAAGCTCTGGCCAAGGCTCGCCATCAAGGGCGCGCCTGATCGGTCTGCAAGGCCCATAGATGCGCGTAGAGGCCGTCCGGGCGCTGCAGCAACTCGGCGTGGCTTCCCTCCTCGACGATCCGGCCGCGCTGGACCGCGATGATCCGGTCGCAGGGACGCACGGCAGCCAGGCGATGCGCGATCACGATCACGGTCCGGCCGTGCACGATCTGCTTCATATTGTCCTGGATGATGCGCTCGCTCTCATAGTCGAGCGCGCTCGTCGCCTCGTCGAGGATCAGGATGCGCGGATTGGTGGCGAGCGCGCGCGCAATCGCGATCCGCTGCCTCTGGCCGCCCGAAAGATTGGCGCCCCGCTCCTCGATCATCGAGTCGTAGCCTTGCGGCAGCGTAGCGATGAACTCATGCGCGCCGGCGAGCTCGGCGACCGCCATGACGCGACTACGGGGCATTGCGGGATCGGAGAGTGCGATATTGTCGTGGATCGAGCGGTTGAGCAGCAGGTTTTCCGGGAGCACCACACCGATCTGCCGCCGCAGCCAGCTCGGATCGAGCTGGGCGATATCGATGCCGTCGAACAGGACCTGGCCATCCTCCGGCATATAGAGCCGCTGGATGAGCTTGGTGATGGTCGATTTTCCGGAGCCCGAGGGGCCGACGATGCCGACCACCTCGCCGGGCTTGATCGACAAGGACAGATCTCTGAGGACATCCGGCGCCCCCGCCTTGTAGCGGAAGGTGATATTGCGCAATTCGATCGCACCCTTGATCGGCGGCAGCGATTGCAGCTGGCGCGGCACTTGCTCCATCGGCGCATTGAGGATGTCGCCGAGCCTCTCCACCGAGATCTGCACCTGCTGAAAGTCCTGCCAGAGCTGCGACAGGCGCAGGATCGGCTGCACCACCTGCCCGGCGATCATGTTGAAGGCGATCAATTCGCCAACCGTCATCTGCGCCCCGATGACCGCCTCGGCCCCGAGATAGATGATCAGGGCGGTGACGATCTTGCTGACGCAGCGGATCAGGTTCTGACCGAGCGTGCCGAGCATCGTGGCATCGAAAGAGGTGCGCACATAGGCCGCGAGCCGGTCCTCCCATTGGAGCTGCATCAACGGCTCGACACTTGCGGCCTTCAGCGTCTGCACGCCGATGATCGACTCGACCAGGAGCTGCTGGCTCTGCGCACCGCGGTTGAACTTTTCCTTGATCCGCACGCGCAGCGATGGACGGATCAGCGTCGCGATCAGCGCATAGACCGGGATCGACGCCAGGACCACGAGTGTCAGCTGTACGGAATAGAGGAACAGCACCGCGATGAAGACGAGCGTGAAGACGAGGTCGAGGCAGGAGGTGAGCCCCTGTCCGGTGAGAAAATTGCGGATCGTCTCGAGCTCGCGCACGCGTGCCACCGTCTGGCCCGCAGCCCTCGTCTCGAAATAGGAAAGCGGCAGCCGGAATAGATGGCGGAAGAGCCGCCGCCCGAGCTCGACATCGATGCGGTTCGTCGTGTGGGACAGCATATAGGTGCGCAGATATTGCAAGATCCCTTCGAACAGCCCCAGCACCACGAGGCCGATAGCCAGCACGACGAGGGTCGAATGGCCCTTATGGGCGAGGACCTTGTCGACCACGAGCTGGAAGAAGAGCGGCGTGATAAGGCCGAACAACTGCACGAAGAAGGAGGCGACGAGGACATCGGCGAGCGCCTTGCGGTAGCGCCAGATCGAGGGCAGAAACCAGGTGAAGCTGAAAATATTGGGGTCTACCCCCGTGCCTCCGAGGCGGCGCGTGAGCAAGACCACCTCGCCGGCCGACCAGCTGACGATATCGGCTGCCGGCATCTCGCGTATCGTGCGCTGAACCGGATCCACCAGACGCAACAGGCCTTGCTCGCGGCCGACTGCGACGACCGCGAAGGAACCGTCCTTGGCACCGATCAGGGCCGGCAAGGGGACTTTGGCGAGCCGCGCCGGGGACACGCGCGAAAGCCGGCGCGCCTTAAGCCCGACCAGATGGGCGGCACGAATGAGATCCTCGGCGTCGGTAGGGCGTTCACCGAGCCCAAGTTCGTGGCGGATTTGGAACGGATCGACGGCGATGTGATAGTGGCCCGCCACGATGGCGAGCCCGATCAGTCCGGTATCAGGCTCAGCCGGTGTCGCCGGCCGAGCCTGCGTCATGTCGTTCATCAGGCGGTGTGCAGCACCGGCCTCGTCGCCGCGGTGGCCCCGCTATGTTTGTCCAGATAGCTGCCGCCGCCGGTCGCCAACCAATCATGGTTGCCGAGGAAGTCGTTCACCTCGGTCACCTGGCCATTGGCGCCATAGATGTAACTGCCGATCTGATGACTCAAGGCCGGATCGTAGACATCCGCCTCGGTCTGGGCACCGCCACTGTCGAACTTGTCGATCTGGGTCAATTTCCCAGTGGCGTTGTACCGATACTGGTCGGTCTCCTTCAAGACGCCGCTCATCGCGTCGTAGATCTGCTCCCAGCTCAGCTGGCCCGCGGCATTGACGCCGGACTTGCCTGGGACGAGCTGACTCTGCGAGGCGCCGGTTGAGGATGCGGACTGGTTCGCTGTCGGGCTCTCGCCCGCGCCATTCGCCGTGTTCGGATCGAAGGCGAGATTGACGCTCGCAATGTCGCCGGTCGAGCCGTTGGCGAAATGGAACGAGCCGTCGGCCATGATCGTGTTGCCGTTGCTGTCCTGGTTCACCTGCTTGGCGTTGAGGTCGATCGAAGAGATGCCAAGCTGGGAGAGCGAGACCAATTGCCCGCTCTGGAAATTGGCATCACCGGTCTGATCGACCCAGACCTTGAGATCCTTCCAGGCGCTGTCGCTCGCATCGAGCACACCGTCATGGTTGGAATCGAGCTTGTTCAATTCAGGGAAGCCGCTGACCAAGTCCGCTTCCTGGGTGACGTTGTTGACGTTCTTGGGATCATAGACGAGATAGCCCTCGCCCGCCGTCCCCCAGCCCGTCTGCACCTTCGTTCCGTTGTTGAGCATGTCGAAGGAGGCAGGCGAATTCTGCACTCCCACCGTCTGCACGGGTCCTCCCTTGAGATTCAAGATGACGGGATCGATGTGGTTGACGGAGGATCCAGACCCAAGGGTGATGCTGTCGTTGCAACCAAATAGAGTCGCGGAGACATTCGTTCCGGTGGTGAAGGTGCCGTTGGACAAGTGAACGGTGACACCCGTCTGGCTAGGCCCGATGTAGACCGAATCTCCGATGCCGGAAACCGTGACCGTCGCACCCGCGCCGATTGTAATGAAGTCGCCGTCACCGGTGATGTTCGCGGTCGCGCCAGCCCCAATCGTGACTGTTGCATTCGATCTGCTCACGGTGACGCCGGTGTTCGCTCCTGCGACAACCGACTGCACCTGTACCGACAGCCCGTTGGCGCTAACGGTCTCGACGATCTGGCTCTTGAGCGATCCGTCGGCATTGAAGTCGCTTGCTGTCGTCACTTGGCTGCCATCGATCCGAGTGACGGTGACCTCCTTGTGATCGAACACGCCCGAGTTTTGAGTGTCCTCCTGCATGGTTTCCAAGCGGCCATCCGCGCTGACCGTGGTGACGCTCCGGTCGTGGATCGTGCCGTTTGCGTTGTAGTCGATCGCATTTGCAGTGGTGCTGCCGTCGATATTTGTCTGCGTCGTCTCTATGTGATTGACGATTCCGTTGCCATTCGCGGCTTGAACGGTCTTCAGGAGTCCGTTTGCACTCGTGCTCGTGACGATCTTATCCGTGAGCGTGCCGTCGAGATTCATATCCTGCACGGTCTCGGTCTTGGTGCCGTCGAGCGCGATGGTGGTCACATCGGTGTGGTCGAAATGTCCAGAGCCGAGGGAATCCCTTTGCACCGTCTTCGTGCGACCATCGCCGCTCTCGGTGACGATCATCTTCTGGACCAGCGTCCCGGCACTCGCCGTGTCGGTGATCGTATGCGTCGAGCTGCCGTCGGCGTCCGCGACGAGCACATCGACGCGCGTCCTGTAGAGGGCGCCGCTCAGATCCCATTGGGTTGTTCGTGTGAGACCGTCAGCGCTTGTGGTCACGGTCGTCTGATCGGTTGTCGAGCCGTTTGACGCAAAGTCGGTTGTAGTCGAGACCGAGCTACCGTCGATCGCCGTAGCAGTGACCTCGGTCTGATCGATGATGCCGTCGCCATTCGCATCGCGGGTGACCGACACGGTGCGCTTGTCGGCGCTCCTGGTTATCACGGCTCTGTCCTTCAGCGAGCTGTCGGCATTGAGATCCGTCACGGTTTCGCTGCTGCTGCCATCGGCATTGACGACCGTGACGTCGGAACCGCTCTGACTAATCGTCCCCGCGGTCATTTGCCATGACCTGGTGAGCCTGTCGGCGCTCTCATTCGTCACCACCGTTGACATCGTCGTGCTGCTCGCGAGCGCCGTCGTTGTTTCGGTGGTGCTGCCGTTGCCGTTGAGGGCAGTCACATCCGTCTCTGTCTGAGTGAAACTTCCGACGCCGGTGGTGTCCCATTGACGGTTCTTGGAAAGCCCGTTGGCGCTCGTCGTCAGTACGAACTTATCCTGGAGCGCGCCGCTGCCATTCAGATCGGTCACGGTCTGGGTGCGGCTGCCATCGGCGTTCAGCACCGTGACGTCGGTCTGGGTCTCCTGGTGCGCGCCGACGCCATTGATGATGTTCCCAATAGTCCGCGACAAGCCGTTGGCGCTGATGGTCGTCACCTTCTCGGCTGTCTGGGAGCCGTTGGCATCGAAATCCGTCACAGTCTCCACGCGGCTGCTGTCGTTGGTGATCATAGTGATATCGGTCTGGCTCTGGGTGAAGCTGCCAGCGCCAGCTGTATCGCGCTGGATCTTCCTCGACAGGCCATCGCCACTGATAGCAATGACCTCATTGTCCTTCAACGAGCCATTGGCATTCAGGTCGGTTATCGTTGTCAGAGTGCGGCCGGTGACATCAATCCCCGTGTTGCGGGTTTGATCGATATTGCCATCCCCGTTCACATCGCTTTGAACAGAGACGGACGTCCCGTCGGCGCTGGTCGTCGTGGTCGACTTATCCTTCAATGATCCGTTGGCATTCAGATCCGTCACCGTCTCGGTGCGGCTGCCATCGGCATTGAGGACCACGACGTCAGTCTGGGTTTCATTGAAGCTGCCGGCGCCGGCGGTGTCGCGCTGGGTCGTCTTCGACAGACCATTCGCGCTGACGATCGCGACAAGCTTATCCCTGAGCGAACCGTCGGCGTTCAGATCGGTCACAGTCTCGGTGCGGCTGCTGTCGGCGTTGACCACCGTGATATCGGTCTGGCTCTGCGTGAAGGTGCCGGCGCCCGTCGTGTCTCGCTGTGTCGTTGTCGACAGGCCATTGCCGCTCCTCGTGATGACCTCCTTGTCCTTCAATGATCCGTTGGCATTCAGGTCACTGATCGTCGTGACGGTGTTGCCGTTCGCATCGAGGCCGGTGCTGTGAGTTTGATCAACCGTTCCATCACCGTTCACATCACTTTGAATCGACTGGGTTTGGTGATTGGCGCTGGTCGTCGTGACCATTTTGTCGAGAAGCGTGCCGTTGCCGCTCGTGTCCGATATCGTTTCGGTCGTGCTGCTATCGGCGTTGACCACGACCACGTCGGACCTGGTGCGTGTAAAGCTGCCGGTGCCGGCAGGGTCCGACTGTGTCGTCACCGACAGGCCATTGGCGCTGGTCGTCGTGACGCTCTTGTCTCTCAGCGAGCTATTGGCGTTCAGATCGGTCACGGTCTGGGTGCGGCTGCCATCCGCGTTCAGCACCGTGACATCGGTCTGGGTCTCGTTGAAGCTGCCGGCGCCGCTCGTATCGCGTTGCACCGTCACCGACAGACCGTTGGCGCTGGTCGTCGTGACGCTCTTGTTCCTTAGTGAGCCGTCGGAATTCGTAACCGTTACCGTCTCGGTGCGGCTGCCATCCGCGTTAACGGCGATGGAATCCGTCCGGTTGAAATCATAACCGCCTCCCCCGGAGTTGCGTTGGATGGTCGTCGACAGACCATTCGCACTCGTCGTCGTAAAGCTGATGTCCTTCATCGTGCCGTCGACATCATCATTGAAGTCTTCGATGGTCGTCGTCGTGCTGCCGTCGGCATTGGTTACGATTTTTTCTTGGCGATCGACATTCCCGTTCCCCCTGAGATCGGATTGTATCGTCACGGTCTTCTTATCGGAACTCGTCGTCGTGATGAATTGGTCCCTCCACGACCCATCGGCGTTCAGATCCGTCACCGTCTCCTTGCGGCTCCCATCGGTATTGAGGACTGTGACATCAGTTCGAGTGAGGTCGAAGCTGCCGGCACCGACCGAGTCGCGCTGAACGGTCGTCGACAAGCCATTGGCGCTGACAGTCGTGACGCTCTTGTCTCTGAGCGAACCGTTGGCATTCAGATCCGTCACAGTCTCCGTGCGACTCCCATCGGCATGGAGCACGACGACATCTGTCTCGGTTTGGTCGAATGTCCCCGCGCCGGTCGTGTCGCGCTGAATCGTCGTCGACAAGCCATTGGCGCTCGTCGTCGTGACGATCTTGTCCCGCAGTGATCCGATACTGTCGGCATTGTAGTCGGCAACGGTTGTGACCGTGCTGCCATTGGCGGCGACAATTATTGACGTGCTCCGGTCCACTTTGCCAGCCCCAGTCAGGTCGGATTGAATCGACTGGGTCTTCCGATCGGCGCTCGTCGTGATGATGCTCTTGTCCCTCAGGGAGCCGTTCGCATTCAAGTCCGTAAGCGTCTCGGTGCGGCTGCCATCGGTGTTGATCACCGTGACGTCGGTGTGGCTCTGGTCGAAGCTGCCGGCGCCGGTCGTGTCGCGCTGGCTCGTCGTCGAGAGCCCATTGGCGCTCGTCGTGACGACCGTCTTGTCCTCCAACGAACCATTGGCGCTCAGGTCCGTGACCGTCTCGGTGCGGCTGCCGTCGGCGTTGATCACTGTGACGTCGGTCCGGGTCTGGTTGAAACTGCCGGCACCGGTCGTGTCGCGCTGCGTCGTCGTCGACAGTCCATTGGCGATCGTCGTCGTGACAGTCTTGTCCCTCAGCGAGCCATTGCCGGTCGAGTCCGTCACAGTCTTGGTGCGGCTGCCATCGGCATTGAGGGTGACGACATCGGCCTGGGTTTGGTCGAAGCTGCCGACGCCGGTCGTATCGCGCTGGATGGTCGTCGACAAGCCATTGGCGCTCGTCGTCGCGACGGTCTTATCCCTCAGCGACCCATCCGAATTGAGATCGCTGACTGTCTCGACCGTGGATCCCGATGCGGCAGTTACCGTCGTGACCGTTTGATCGACATGCCCGTCACCGTTGAAGTCGGACTGCACGGACTGGGTCAGCTTGTCTGCGCTGATCGATTTGATGGTCTTATCTCTCAGCGAGCCATTAGCGTTCAGATCCGTCACCGTTTCGGTGCGGCTGCCATCGGCATTCAAGACGATGAGGTCGGTTTGACTCTGGTCGAAGCTGCCCGCCCCCGTTGTGTCGAACTTAATGGTCTTTGAAAGCGCATTGGCGCTGACGGTCGTGACGCTCTTATCCCTCAACGAGCCATTGGCATTCAGGTCCGTCACCGTCTCGGTGCGGCTGCCATCGGCGTTGACCACGATGACATCGGTTTGGGTCTGATCGAAGCTGCCGGCTCCGGTCGTGTCGCTCTGAGTCGTCTTCGACAAACCATTGGTGCTCGTCGTCGTTACGGTCTTGTCCTTCAGAGAGCCGTCTGGGCTCAGGTCACTGACGGTGGCTACTGAACTGCCATTCGCGGTTGAGACCGTCGCAGTTTGATCCAGAGCGCCGTCTCCATTCAGATCACTCTGAACAGTCTGGGAACTCCTGTCTGCGCTCGTGGTTGTGACGGTCTTGTCGAGGAGCGTGCCATTGGCGCTCGCATCCGATAGCATCTCCGTCTTGCTCCCATCGGCATTCATGACGATCACGTCGGTTCGCGTGTCGGTGAACACGCCGATTCCATCCGGATCCGACTGCGTTGTCGTGGACAGCCCGTTGCCGGTCGTCGTGGTGACCGTCTTGTCCCTCAGCGATCCGTCCGCATTCAGCTCGGTCCTCGTCACCGTATTGCCGCCATCGGCATTGATGACGATCTGGCTCATCCGGCTGTGGTCGAACACACCATTGCCGGTTGAATCAATTTGGACGGTCTTCGTGCGGCTGTCGGCGCTCGTCGTTGTGACAGTTCTGTCCCTGCGCGAGCTGTCCTGATTGAGATCCGTCACCGTCTGCGTACGGCTGCCATCGGTATTGATTACAGTTATGTCGGTTCTCGTTTGATCGAAAGTGCCCGAGCCCGTCCGATCGGTCTGGATTGTTCTCGACAACCCGTCCACGCTGATAGTGGTGGCTGTCTTGTCCTTCAAAGATCCGTCGACGTGGATATCCGATCTCGTGGTCGTGCTCGATCCATCCGCATTGTTGACGACCGTCTGGACTTGATCGAACTTGCCGTCGCCGTTGAGGTCGAGGCTGATCGTCACGGTTTTCTTGTCGGCGCTGGTCGTGGTGACCGTCTTGTCCTTCAAGGACCCGTCAGCATTCAAATCGGCGACGGTTTCCGTCCTGCTGCCATCGGCGTTCAGAACGGTGTCATCCGTCTGCGTCCGGTCGAATATTCCACCACCCTTGTCGTCGAACTTCGTCGACGTGTGATTGCCGTCGGCAGTGACTGTGGTCAGCGTCTCGTAGGCTCGGCTATGATCGGGATTGGTCGCC from Rhizobiales bacterium GAS188 includes:
- a CDS encoding ATP-binding cassette, subfamily B, HlyB/CyaB → MNDMTQARPATPAEPDTGLIGLAIVAGHYHIAVDPFQIRHELGLGERPTDAEDLIRAAHLVGLKARRLSRVSPARLAKVPLPALIGAKDGSFAVVAVGREQGLLRLVDPVQRTIREMPAADIVSWSAGEVVLLTRRLGGTGVDPNIFSFTWFLPSIWRYRKALADVLVASFFVQLFGLITPLFFQLVVDKVLAHKGHSTLVVLAIGLVVLGLFEGILQYLRTYMLSHTTNRIDVELGRRLFRHLFRLPLSYFETRAAGQTVARVRELETIRNFLTGQGLTSCLDLVFTLVFIAVLFLYSVQLTLVVLASIPVYALIATLIRPSLRVRIKEKFNRGAQSQQLLVESIIGVQTLKAASVEPLMQLQWEDRLAAYVRTSFDATMLGTLGQNLIRCVSKIVTALIIYLGAEAVIGAQMTVGELIAFNMIAGQVVQPILRLSQLWQDFQQVQISVERLGDILNAPMEQVPRQLQSLPPIKGAIELRNITFRYKAGAPDVLRDLSLSIKPGEVVGIVGPSGSGKSTITKLIQRLYMPEDGQVLFDGIDIAQLDPSWLRRQIGVVLPENLLLNRSIHDNIALSDPAMPRSRVMAVAELAGAHEFIATLPQGYDSMIEERGANLSGGQRQRIAIARALATNPRILILDEATSALDYESERIIQDNMKQIVHGRTVIVIAHRLAAVRPCDRIIAVQRGRIVEEGSHAELLQRPDGLYAHLWALQTDQARP
- a CDS encoding Dipeptidyl aminopeptidase/acylaminoacyl peptidase, with translation MPLMPTRRDLVQAAALGIAAAPISAGQVRAMTSDGAALLARRLLLRDPDRSSVRLSPDGRSIAWREPRDGVLNLVVAPIEELARSRQITHFKDRPVSGYFVWASNNKYIVFFDTAGDQNYRAYSVDLDTGVEKPLTPAGGVRAYLQQRSARFPSEMLFGIDARDRKLYDIVRINIATGESQPIFQNPGFRPIYTAADFTVRFGRRGLLGGAEEIQRWEPDGTWSSFVKIPADDVLTTRIDGFSADRRSVFLIDSRGRNTAALSEIDIATGESRVLAEDPEADIFLAAYDPITNRPYAAMSIAARERWHLIDPAYAFDLEHLRAAQEGGVLSIHSQSSERGRIVAYYDRSDAAGEFRLYDRNEQSLKPLFKARTDLDGLALRPMQPVVVPASDGVPLPGYLTLPADGAKNVPLVFIVHGGPYDRVFWGYSGRHQWLASRGYGVLILNFRGSTGFGKHFINIADREWGGRMQDDLTDAAAWAVAQGYADPKRIGIYGESYGGYAALTAATKTPETFACAVDLFGPSNLVTMMRNFPPYVSRSDWKRRLADPDTEQGRQWLTERSPLFQTDRIVRPMLIGHGLQDTQVTPNESEQVVQAMQKRHIPVTYVTFPDGHGLLRQENRVAFNAVMEAFLAQHLGGYAEPIGNAFSGSTIKFETGRDLIRGIG
- a CDS encoding hemolysin D is translated as MASLGQSFRADRDREFLPAALEILETPPSPARRALLLTLCAFAVMALAWSFLGSIDIHAVAQGKIEPQGRVKVIEPLEAGKIHKLHVENGSHVASGDPLVELDPLDARADEAAAAQAVAAGLAEFARRKAALKAADVEDAKVVAYPAIQWDELVPSVLRNREEAALKADLTQLANALVNLDMQVAERTATRDRLKASTAVDTRLVATSQERVGMREELIRRNAGSKANLIDALQDLERAQATLTTDQGQLIEAEATITTLQSQKAKAIGDFVADNTNKLNEAANKTEVDTQTLAKARARAARTLLVSPVDGVVQKLAVTTVGQVVTTGQALMTIVPGNGSLQIEAFVANTDIGFVKLGQETVVKIDSFPFTRYGTIKGRVVGIATDAVDEAEARMMQANATSLANSANSTASSGNAGQAFVFPVIIAIDQRSFQIGDQGVPLSAGMSVTVELKTDSQRIIDYLLTPLARVVSSALHER